A part of Rhodamnia argentea isolate NSW1041297 chromosome 8, ASM2092103v1, whole genome shotgun sequence genomic DNA contains:
- the LOC115727755 gene encoding receptor-like protein kinase FERONIA, with product MKNMKPPLLLFISVSVSLAALVVSVTGDNVGAYRPTDDIAVNCGFSGISTTDDNRTWIGDADSSSNYSPIEKTRSSVIASANSPSPSVPYDTARLSRSEFAYTFHVTAGPKFVRLHFFPSDYLDFRRADSFFSVRAAGYTLLHNFRAHLFADYTSSASFSKEFCLTVGDDQILNITFMPTPGDSDNYAFVNGIEVVSMPESLYYNTVIDLKEGIKLAGQEAPYTFDATDALEAVKRLNVGGQFIGPAGDTGMYRTWDADDVYVTSSYIGVLPVNTTIQLIYSDRVPNYMAPDNVYMTARTMGTNKSINLSYNLTWSVEVDANFYYLVRLHFCEFQIEVNKPSDRLFEIFINSQKVENRADVISWSGKGRPVYRDYAVHMHGGHKKRTNLSVALGALREGYAVYSDAILNGLEIFKINDPGRNLAGLNPDLVPGNQPVLPLPDKPSSSNHGKTAKIAIIAGVASGFAVLSLLAFFLYRQRNGARDSASSKLAKTQGSSLPSDLCRHFSLAEIRVATNNFDEVFIIGMGGFGNVYKGYVDGGATQVAIKRLNPRSQQGLHEFMTEIEMLSQLRHLHLVSLIGFCNDAGEMILVYDYMARGTLRDHLYNTDNPPLPWKQRLEICTGAARGLHYLHTGAKHTIIHRDMKTTNILLDEKWVAKVSDFGLSRVGPTSVSKAHVSTVVKGTFGYLDPEYYRRQQLTDKSDVYSFGVVLFEVLCARPAVNRTTQKKQISLADWAQSCCKSGAVDKMVDPHLKGAIAPECLNKFCEIAMSCLQDEGTKRPSVSDVVWGLEFALQLQVSSEKEVITDDVGASVHNSDDGDDEEAPIGGHQMDCTDELFSASHSGSGKSRGGAAMTTTSNDDVYGESTTSYDSDKLLSGAVFSEIMNPKAGHQECNSNFDESQIKSHSFG from the coding sequence ATGAAGAACATGAAACCCCCACTTCTATTATTCATCTCCGTCTCCGTCTCCCTCGCAGCACTTGTGGTCTCGGTCACCGGCGACAACGTCGGCGCTTACCGGCCGACCGACGACATCGCCGTCAACTGCGGGTTCTCCGGCATCTCCACCACGGACGACAACCGGACTTGGATCGGAGATGCCGACAGCAGTTCGAACTACTCTCCAATTGAGAAGACTCGCTCCTCTGTCATTGCAAGCGCAAACAGCCCGTCTCCCTCCGTCCCATACGACACCGCTCGCCTCTCCCGCTCCGAGTTCGCCTACACCTTCCACGTCACCGCGGGGCCCAAATTCGTCCGCCTCCACTTCTTCCCTTCCGATTACCTCGActtccgccgcgccgattcTTTCTTCTCGGTCAGGGCCGCCGGCTACACCCTGCTCCACAACTTCAGGGCTCACCTCTTTGCTGATTACACCAGCTCCGCGAGCTTCTCTAAAGAGTTCTGCTTAACTGTCGGAGACGACCAGATATTGAACATAACGTTCATGCCCACTCCTGGTGATTCAGACAACTATGCTTTCGTGAATGGAATCGAGGTCGTCTCCATGCCCGAAAGCCTTTACTACAACACGGTCATCGACTTAAAAGAGGGAATCAAGTTGGCAGGTCAGGAGGCGCCATACACCTTCGATGCCACCGATGCACTCGAAGCGGTGAAGCGCTTGAACGTCGGAGGACAGTTTATCGGTCCAGCCGGTGACACGGGAATGTACAGGACCTGGGACGCAGATGACGTCTACGTGACTTCTTCGTACATCGGAGTTTTACCAGTTAACACGACTATCCAACTCATTTATAGTGACCGAGTGCCAAATTACATGGCTCCGGACAACGTATACATGACGGCGAGGACTATGGGAACGAACAAGAGCATCAATCTGAGCTACAACCTCACGTGGTCCGTCGAGGTGGACGCAAACTTCTACTACTTGGTTCGGTTGCACTTTTGCGAGTTCCAGATAGAAGTAAATAAGCCCTCAGATAGGCTTTTCGAGATTTTCATAAATTCGCAAAAGGTCGAGAATCGCGCGGATGTCATTAGCTGGAGCGGGAAGGGCAGGCCCGTTTATAGAGATTATGCAGTACACATGCACGGCGGCCACAAGAAAAGAACCAACCTCTCGGTCGCGCTGGGGGCGCTTCGGGAAGGTTATGCTGTTTATTCTGATGCCATATTGAATGGCCTCGAGATATTCAAGATCAACGATCCAGGTAGGAATCTCGCTGGATTGAACCCAGATCTAGTCCCAGGTAATCAGCCGGTGCTTCCGCTGCCGGACAAACCGTCGTCGTCGAACCACGGCAAGACGGCGAAGATCGCCATCATTGCCGGCGTAGCTTCTGGCTTCGCCGTGCTCTCTCTCCTGGCTTTCTTCCTTTATCGACAACGAAACGGAGCCAGGGATTCGGCCTCGAGCAAGTTGGCGAAGACCCAGGGGTCATCCCTGCCGTCGGACCTGTGCCGCCACTTCTCGCTGGCCGAGATCAGAGTGGCCACGAACAACTTCGATGAGGTGTTTATCATTGGCATGGGCGGGTTTGGCAACGTGTACAAGGGCTACGTCGACGGCGGGGCCACCCAAGTGGCGATCAAGCGCCTGAACCCGCGGTCGCAGCAGGGCCTCCACGAGTTCATGACCGAGATCGAGATGCTCTCGCAGCTCCGGCATCTCCACCTGGTCTCCCTGATCGGTTTCTGCAACGACGCGGGAGAGATGATCCTAGTCTACGACTACATGGCGCGCGGGACCCTCCGCGACCATCTCTACAACACAGACAATCCTCCACTGCCCTGGAAGCAGCGGCTTGAGATTTGCACGGGCGCCGCCCGTGGGCTGCACTACCTCCACACCGGTGCCAAGCACACCATCATACACCGCGACATGAAGACCACCAACATCCTGCTTGACGAGAAGTGGGTCGCCAAGGTGTCGGACTTCGGGCTCTCGAGGGTCGGGCCCACGTCTGTCTCCAAAGCCCACGTCAGTACGGTCGTGAAGGGCACCTTCGGGTACCTAGACCCGGAGTACTACAGGCGCCAGCAGCTGACTGACAAGTCCGACGTGTACTCCTTCGGGGTGGTGCTGTTCGAGGTGCTGTGCGCGAGGCCGGCGGTGAACCGGACGACCCAGAAGAAGCAGATCAGCCTGGCCGACTGGGCCCAGAGCTGCTGCAAGAGCGGGGCCGTCGACAAGATGGTGGACCCGCACCTGAAGGGGGCGATCGCCCCCGAGTGCCTCAATAAGTTCTGCGAGATCGCCATGAGCTGCTTGCAGGACGAAGGAACCAAGAGGCCCTCCGTGAGCGACGTTGTGTGGGGCCTCGAGTTCGCTCTGCAGCTACAAGTGAGCTCGGAGAAGGAGGTGATAACAGATGATGTGGGTGCCTCCGTGCACAACAGCGACGACGGTGACGATGAGGAGGCTCCGATTGGAGGCCACCAAATGGACTGCACCGATGAGCTGTTCAGCGCTAGCCATAGTGGAAGTGGGAAGAGCAGAGGAGGGGCCGCCATGACAACGACCAGCAATGATGATGTTTATGGGGAGAGCACGACTAGTTATGATTCAGACAAGTTGCTGTCTGGGGCTGTCTTCTCGGAGATTATGAATCCCAAAGCTGGTCATCAGGAATGTAACTCAAATTTTGATGAAAGTCAGATAAAGTCCCATAGTTTCGGGTGA
- the LOC125316286 gene encoding uncharacterized protein LOC125316286 has product MLFYLTTLNLTRFLNEDAPKLDEGETNKEKVAAVDAWKHSDFVCRNYVLNGLDNSLHNVYNPLKMAKELWESLGKKYKIENAGLKKFFVGKFLDFKMIDSKILLSQVQELQVIMHDIHAEGMIISDSFRVAAFIEKLPSSWKDFKNYLKYGRKELSLEDLIVRLRIKEDNRLSKKKVGRHLKVSRANIVEEGSKPNKKRNKYGEGSTQGLKKFIGKC; this is encoded by the coding sequence ATGTTATTTTATCTCACGACTTTGAATTTGAcaaggttcctcaatgaggatgctcctaagttggatgaaggagagacAAACAAGGAAAAGGTTGCTGCTGTAGATGCATGGAAGCATTCTGACTTCGTGTGTCGCAACTATGTCCTCAATGGTCTGGACAATTCCCTCCACAACGTATATAATCCGCTGAAAATGGCTAAGGAGTTGTGGGAAAGTCTGGGCAAGAAatacaaaatagaaaatgcCGGGTTGAAGAAATTCTTTGTCGGCAAATTTCTGGACTTTAAGATGATTGATTCTAAAATCCTCTTAAGTCaagttcaagaacttcaagtgatcatgcATGATATTCATGCTGAAGGTATGATTATAAGTGATTCATTTCGAGTGGCtgctttcattgaaaagttaCCATCGTCTTGGAAAGATTTCAAGAATTATCTCAAATACGGGAGGAAGGAGTtatcacttgaagacttgattgttcgatTGAGGATAAAGGAAGATAATAGGCTTTCTAAGAAGAAAGTTGGCAGACATCTAAAGGTTTCAAGGGCCAATATTGTTGAAGAAGGATCgaaacccaacaagaagaggaacAAGTATGGAGAGGGATCCACCCAAGGCTTGAAAAAGTTCATTGGCAAATGCTAA